The DNA sequence CCCGCCCAGAAAAGCAATGAACGCATCCCAGACCGTGGGCGACGTTCGGGCCAGCAGTTCGGACTGGGCAATGTGCAGCGGACTGATAAGGAAGTAAACGGTAGAGGTGAGCAGGCTGATAAAAACGGCAATGCCCAGATTTTTCAGGGCCCGTTTGATCATGTCCAGATCGTTGATGCCAACGCCCATACCAATGCCCATGATAGGCCCCATCAGTGGCGAAATAAGCATGGCGCCAATGATGACCGCGGTAGAGTTGACGTTCAGGCCAATCGAAGCGATGAAAATAGCGAAAATCAGCGTCCATAAGTTGACGCCTTTAAACTCGATGCCCCGGCTGATGGAGTCAATGACACCGGCTTCATCATCTTTATCCTCATCGAGGCTGAAGCGTTCACGCACAAACGTACTGAATCGGGTCAGGGCGTCGGTACGGCTGCGGCCAGTGGGTTTGGGTTCTTGGGCAAGCATATTTCAAGGGGGAGGGCAAGGGGTGGTTAACAAATTTGGCTCACCAGGTACGGCTAAGAACAAAAGAAACGCAAAACCTTCTTTAGCCGCGATACGTTAGTCGGCGGGTTCATCGCGCGACGTATTGGCTGGCGGAACGGGTTTGGGGGTATTTTTTGCCTGCATTCGCTCCGTGGGGTGGCCGGACTGGGCCACTGCTTCCCGAACGAATCCTTCTTTCAGGTGCTCGTAAAACGAAACCGGGTCGACCAGCGAGGCTGCTCCCTGCGCCATCAACCCACCCAGCAGGAGTTGAAAAATAGCCGAATGACGGTCGGTCATTTCCAGCACCAGAATGGCGGCCGTGAAAGGTGATCGTACCACGCCGGTCAGGAAACTAACCATGCTGACCAGGATGATCAGGTTATGGTCGATGGGGTCTACGTTCGTTAACCGGGCCAGGCCGTCGCCCAGAATAGCTCCGGCGCTGAGCGACGTAGCAAACACGCCACCGGCGGCTCCTCCACTGTAGCTAAGGGCCATACCGGCAAAGCGTACCGGGAACAGATACCAGGGCGTTTGGCCTGTGTTCTGAAACAGCAGCCGGTTAATGATGGGTTTCCCCGTCCCCACGGCGTCGGTACCCATCCAGAAGGCCAGCCCCGCCATGAGTATCCCGCACCCCGCTACCCAGAACACGGGCCGACTGTTTCGGAATACCCGCTGCCGGTATCCATTCAGCCAGAGCAGGAGCTTGGCAAACAGGGCTCCCGTGAGGCCGCATACGAGCGCAACCAGCACCACGACGCCCAGTATCCAGCCTGCCGACGCTTTTACTTTTGGAAAGCCCAGGTACAAATAGGGGCCCAGAATGGCCTGAGCGGTCATGCCCGCAATAATAACGGCGGTGAAAACGGCGGTCCGGAAACGGGTAATGTGGGTTTGGGTTAGTTCTTCAACCACGAAGACAATACCACCCAGGGGGGTGTTGAACGCTGCTGCCAGCCCGGCCGCACCCCCCGTGACGAGGGCGATCTGCCGCGAGAGCTGGGGCCAGCCCGCGGGTTGCAGCCGGTTGATGGCCCGGAAAATAGCCGCCGATATCTGGATAGTCGGTCCTTCACGACCAATTACGCCCCCACCCAGCAGGAGTACCATGCTGCTCAGCACTTTAACCAGTGCTACGCGTATACTGAGCAGGTAGCCCGTATGCATATGTCTGGTTGGGCTGGAGAGTTCAATGCCGGCCATGACCTGCGGAATGCCACTTCCGCGGGCCGCCGGGGCAAATACCTGAACCAGTAGCCACGCAACAACAAACGCAAGGGGCGTGATCACAAACGCCAGCCAGGGTCGATCACTCAGCCAGGTAAAGCTGATTTGTTCGGCCCAGACGAACAGGCGTTCGTAGCCTACCGCCGTTAATCCCGTCAGCAGCGAGGCAATCCAGAAGGGGAGACTTTGCAGAATGAGCCGTCTGATCCGCTCGGTGTAGATCCGGCCAATCAGGTGTTTGTCGAGCCAGGCAAGCACCTGCGCATAGTGTGAAGTTTTTTCGGCCATCGATTACGTGTAGTTCTCACTAAACGCCTGATCGGGCTGATCTGCTTATTTAGCGTACCGTTTTAAGCAAATTCTAAGGAGTTGAAAAAGGGGGTGTTAAGCCGGTAAGGACGGTTTATGCCCGGCAAAAACCGGTCAGCTATTGATTTCGACGACAATTTGCCGGTTCGGTTGTTACTACCTGCAATCAACTTGACTTAATGATGGAAACGCTGAATTTCAAAACCAATATCAGGACAAGCGAGGATGTTGCAGCCGTAACGCTTGACCTGAATACCATTGAGCAACTCGACGGCTGGATCGTAGACACGGCAAGTCCGGATAGGCTGCTGACCGTGCAAACCACTGACAACCGTATTGCGGAACTGGTGAAACAGGCGGTTGCCAAAGCGGGATACGAGGCCGAACTGGTTCCGCGGGGATCGGTTTCCTGACCGAAAGTTAACCGGCACGCCCGGTGACGACCTCTGCCAGGGGCTACTCAGTAAACGGATGAAACGGGTAGCTGCTCTGCTTTGGAGAAAGCAAGTCGGTAGCTCGCTTCAATACGGGGTAGCTCCTCTTTTTTGCCCTGAAGGCTGAGGGCTTTATGAAGCCCCACCAGCGACCAGCCGTTGCCCGGATGATGAACCAGATCGTCCCGGTATACAGCTTCGGCTTCGGTTGCGTTGTTCATCTGAAGCAGGTAGGCCCCCAGAAATTGCCGGGCGGGCAAGGGCCAGTCGCTGGGTTCGGTATATATGAGCTGATCCTCCAGCGCAATCGCCTTGTGGAGACTATCTATAGCCTGGTCGTATTGTTTATCCGCAGCAAGGATAGCCGCGTCCAGAATATATCCCGCAATTTGGGCTACCGGCAGCGGGGCATTGAAGGGGACACGACGTTTGGTAAGAATTGGATCGGACAACCCGTCGTACAATTGCCGTTTATACTTTTTCGCTTCGGCCAGTTTTCCGCTGTTCACCGAGGCCATACCCCGCGCGAACTGGTCAAGCAGCGTGGCGTACGCCCACTGGGCGTTCGGTTTCTCCGTTGCCAGCACTTCCTGCCATTTGCCCAGCCTTACTAATGTCATGGTGGGTAGTATGTATAAATACTGGTCATACGGATTTTCGGGCTGTGGACTTACCGAATTTCGGCACCGGAGGGCATCCTTCATCCCCGTTTCATACATGCCACCCGTCAGCGCACAGTACGTCTGAACGGCGTAATAATGGGGTGAATGTTTCACCAGACCCAGGTGGGCACTGAGCGAATCATACTGTAACAGGTTTCGGGCGGCCAGGTCATTGACGATCACACCCTGTTCAAAAAGCCCGTTCCGCTGGTATTCGTGACTCGCCATGTGTACCATGTGGGCCACGCCCGGCAACAGGGTACGTAACTTGTCGGCGTTGGGCAGGGCAACTTCGGGATGGCGGGAGGCTTCGGTGATGTGAATTTGATAATGAAGCGCTCCCGGATGGTTGGGGTGTTTCACCAGCGCCTGCGCACACAGGTCTGCTATGTCAGGCGTCCAGGCTTTGGGTGTGCCGTCGGTGTTCCAGAAATCCCAGGCGTGAATCAGCATGACGGCATCTACGTAAAGCATTTTGATGTCGACATCATCAAATTCGACCAGGAGTTTTTTGGTGGCCGATGCGTAAGCCTCGTTCAGGGTCTTCCGGTCAGGCGCTCCCGGAGCAAATGAGTAACGCGCGTTCATCACCTCGATCAATCGTTTTTCTTTTGGGGACGCCTTTCCCGCCTGCTCGTTCATGCGGGCTATGATCATATCCATCCCGGCCGGAACGGTGTAGGTATGGGCGGCATTGTAATACGGCCCACCGGCCAGTGCCTGACCCCACCACGTCATGGGACAGGATGGATCAAGCCGGGCTGCTTCCTTGAACGAAGCCATTGCTTCCTTCATGTGGTAACTGTAATACAGGGTCAACCCCTGGTCGAAATAGAACTGAGCGCTGTCCTGTCCGGTCGAAATCGGGTAGGAGTAGTGACCCCAGCCGGGCAGCGGGGCAATAAATTTGCCATTTGCCATTGGACTGATGAGGCCCCGGGCGTCGGCCCCACATAGCGATATATTGGCGGGGTTCTCCTGCACTCGCCTGCGGGCCGAGTTAAATACACACAGGGTTGTTGCGAGAGCCGTAAGCAGCAGTAGCCGGGAGACGCGTTTCTGGTTCATGAGGACAAAAAAATAAGGACTGATGGCTGGTACTACCGGCTGAAAGACTATATCCTGAACGACTCCGTCCGGAGCAACAGGCGATGTATAGCTACCCGGCCAGCCGTTCCACGTAGTTCGGTTCGTCAGATAAGATAAGCACTGACCGGCTGAAACGAAGCGCCTGTTTAGTAAGCAGAACACCGGTTTTTGTCAGCAATATAAGCAGGTTAGCGACCAAAACTTTTATCAGCCGGGGGGGCGTGTCAGTTTCGATGCCGGAGCCGCTGATCTAATCGGGCGAGCACCCGTAACCGGGGGGACTGCCTAATGGAGTGCATCTTTGACGATCAGAATAAGAATTTGTACTATTATAAGGTGCTGTAGGGTCTGGAATCGCACTCTAAGTAAATTCTAATAATTTTCTAAGCTCATCCTTACTTGTCGAAGACTACTTGCCAAAGTAGAAGAGTTGGAATACGGCGAGGTAGCCGTCACCAATCAGGCATTATCGTTTTCAGACAAACTCGTATGGATTCCTATTTAAGCATAAAGGTTCTGGTAGTTAGCGCACTGCTGGCGGGCTGTTCGGCGCAGAGCGAGACGAAGCAAAAAGAGGCAGACCCCGTGTTGCCCGTCATGCAGTTGACCCGGCAGGATGCCACGCTCGACCGCGACTACGCCAGTAATCTGGAAGCAATTCAGAACGTGGAGGTGCGCGCCCGTGTGGCTGGCTACCTCGATAAAATTCTGATCGACGAAGGTAAAACCGTTCGGAAGGGCCAGTTATTGTTCCAGCTTAATCCCGCCGAATACCAGGTAAAAGTAGCCGAAGCGCGCGCCAGTCTGGAAAGTGCCGTTGCCCAGGCGCAGTCGGCCGACGTGGAGATGAGCCGGGTCAAATTACTGGTCGACAAAAACGTTATATCGCCCTCCGAGTTAAAACTGGCCCGGTCCAAGGGTGAAACTGCCCGTGCTGCCATCGACCAGGCCAAGGCAGCACTGGCCAACGCTCAGTTACTCGTTTCCCAAACCAGCATCCGCGCTCCTTTCGACGGCGTTATCAACCGGCTGCCTTTCAAGCAGGGCAGTTTGATTGAGCCGGGGGCCCTGCTCACGTCCATTTCCGATTTGCGCGAGGTATATGCCTATTTCAACGTGTCGGAAAAAGAGTACCTGTCTTTCATTAAGAAACGCCAGAATCCCCAGAAAGTGACGGTGCAGGAAGTTGAACTACTGCTGGCCGACGACTCACCGTACCCCCACAAGGGTAAGATCGAAACCACGGAGACCGTGTTCGAGGGCAACTCCGGTACGATTGCATTCCGGGCCCGCTTTCCCAATCCTGACCATCTGCTCCGGCACGGTGCTACGGGTAAAGTTCGTCTGACTACCGACGTCGATGACGCCGTTCTGGTCCCTCAGAAAGCGGTATTCGACGTGCAGGACAAAAGCTATGTCTACGTCGTGGATGCCAACAACAAGGTACGAACCCGAAGCTTTGTACCCAGCAGCCGGGTCGACCAGTTGTACATCGTCAAGTCGGGACTCAAGCCGGGGGACCGGATTGTGTACGAAGGAATCCAGAGCCTGAAAGATGGCATGACTATCGAGCCTAAACCAGTGCCCGCCAACGTACTACAGGCTCTGTACGCGTCGGCGCAGTAGTCGCCACGGGCTGGCCCATCCGTTGCCGCCCGCCTGCCAGTCGTTGTGGGTAGCGCCCGCATACATATCTCCGTTCGAGACAAGCCCGAAAACAGGACACCTCCGGGTGTCGCTACGCTTATGTTCAACACATTCATAAAAAGGCCGTTACTGTCGACCGTCATTTCTGTACTGATCGTTTTGCTGGGGGTACTGGCCCTGACCGGTTTGCCCGTCACGCAGTTTCCCGATATTGTGCCGCCCTCCGTTACGGTAACGACCCGTTATACCGGTGCCAGCGCCGATGTCTGCGTAAAAGCGGTAGCAACACCGCTCGAGCGGGCGATCAACGGGGTGCCCGATATGACCTACATGACGTCCATCTCGGGTAACGACGGAACGACGCTCATCACGATCTTCTTTAAGGTTGGTACTGACCCTGACCTGGCGGCTGTAAACGTGCAGAATCGCGTTACGACCGTGTTGGACGAGCTTCCCGAGGAGGTTATTAAAGCCGGTGTCGTGACCGAGAAAGAGGTGAACAGTATGCTACTTTACCTCAATATCATCAGCGATGACCCGACGGTCGACGAAAAGTTCATCTATAACTTCGCCGATATCAATGTCCTGGCCGAGCTGAAGCGTATCGACGGGGTAGGCTTTGCGGCCATTATGGGTAACCGCGACTACTCGATGCGGGTGTGGCTTAAACCCGACCGCATGACGGTATACGAAGTTTCGGCCGATGATGTAATCGGAGCCATTCGCAAGCAGAACGTCGAAGCCGCACCGGGTAAAGCCGGGGAGAGCGCCGACCGCGACCCGCAGACTCTCCAGTACGTATTGCGCTACACGGGTAAGTTCTTTGACCCGAAACAATACGAAAACATAGTGCTCCGCGCCAATGCCGATGGCTCGCTGCTGCGGCTCAAAGACGTAGCCGATGTTGAATTTGGATCGGTGGATTACGGCGTACTCTCCAAAACCGACGGTCGTCCCTCGGCGGCCATCATGCTCAAGCAGCGTCCGGGTTCCAATGCCAGTGAGGTCATTGCTAACGTGAAAACCCGCATGGCGGAGCTGAAAGAAAGTGCGTTCCCGCCAGGTATGACTTACAACTACGCCTACGACGTATCCCGGTTCCTGGACGCGTCGATTCACGAGGTAGTCCGCACCCTGATTGAAGCGTTCGTGCTGGTGTTTATTATCGTGTTCCTGTTCCTGCAGGACTGGCGGTCGACGCTCATTTGCGCGCTGGCCGTACCGGTGGCGCTGGTTGGTACGTTCGCGTTCATGAGCATGATCGGGTTCTCGATCAACCTGCTCACGCTCTTTGCGCTGGTGCTGGCCATTGGTATTGTAGTCGACAACGCCATTGTGGTGGTGGAGGCCGTCCACGCCAAGATGGAAGAAACACACCTGTCGCCCAGAGCCGCTACGTTTGCCGCCATGGGTGATATTGCCGGCGCTATTGTAGCCATCACGCTTGTTATGTCGGCGGTGTTCATACCCGTAGCGTTCATGTCGGGGCCGGTCGGGATTTTCTACCGGCAGTTCTCGCTGACGCTGGCGATCTCCATCGTTATTTCGGGGGTCAACGCCCTGACCCTAACGCCTGCGCTCTGCGCCATTCTGCTGAAGCCAATGCACGGTGAGCAGTCGGGTGTGCTGGGTCGGTTCTTCGCCAAATTCAACCGGGGCTACGAGTCGCTGTCGGCGAAGTACCAAAGCCTGCTGCGCCGGATTCTGAGCCGCGGGGCCATTACGTGGGGGCTGCTGCTGCTGTTTATTCTGGGCACCTGGGGGATCAGTACCATCCTGCCGGGCGGGTTCATTCCTACCGAAGACCAGGGTATGATCTACGTGAACGTAACGACACCGGTAGGCGCAACGGTAAGCCGGACGGAGAAAGTGCTTGACGCGGTTGAAGCCGTTGCCTCGAAGATGGAATCGGTCGAGAACGTATCGACGCTGGCCGGCTTCAGCCTGCTGACCGACGGGGCTGGTTCGTCTTACGGGATGGGGATGATCAACCTCAAACACTGGGACGACCGCAAGGAAACCATGCAGGACGTAATTGCCGCGCTGGAAGAAAAAACCAAACACATCACCGATGCCAGTATTCAGTTCTTTCCACCCCCAACGGTACCGGGTTTCGGTAACTCCAGCGGTTTTGAAATCCGGATGCTGGATAAGGGCCGTAGTGGCGACCTGAACAAAACGGCCGCGGCCGCGGCTACCTTCATTGCCGCGCTGAAGAAACGCCCTGAGATCAGTGATGCGTTTACCAGTTTCGACCCCAGCTTCCCGCAGTACCTGCTGCACATTGATCACGAGAAAGCCGCCCAAAAAGGCGTCTCCACCGATAACGCCATGAGTACGCTCCAGACACTGATGGGAAGCTACTACGCGTCGAATTTCATCCGGTTCGGTCAGATGTACAAAGTCATGGTGCAGGCCGCCCCCGGCTACCGGACCAAGCCCGAAGATGTGCTGAACATGCGTGTCAAAAACGACCAGGGCGAGATGGTTCCCTATTCCAACTTCGTTCGGCTCGAACGGGTATACGGGCCGGAGCAGCTAACCCGCTATAACATGTACACCTCGGCCATGATCAACGGCGACGCGGCCCCCGGCTACAGTAGTGGCGATGCCATCCGGGCCATTCAGGAGGTAGCCAGAGAACAGCTGCCCAAAGGATTCGGCTACGAATGGTCGGGGATGTCGCGCGAGGAAGTGCTGTCCGGTGACCAGGCGCTGTATATTTTCGCCATCTGTCTGGTATTCGTATACCTGCTGCTGGTGGCTCAGTATGAAAGTATCTTC is a window from the Spirosoma rigui genome containing:
- a CDS encoding chloride channel protein encodes the protein MAEKTSHYAQVLAWLDKHLIGRIYTERIRRLILQSLPFWIASLLTGLTAVGYERLFVWAEQISFTWLSDRPWLAFVITPLAFVVAWLLVQVFAPAARGSGIPQVMAGIELSSPTRHMHTGYLLSIRVALVKVLSSMVLLLGGGVIGREGPTIQISAAIFRAINRLQPAGWPQLSRQIALVTGGAAGLAAAFNTPLGGIVFVVEELTQTHITRFRTAVFTAVIIAGMTAQAILGPYLYLGFPKVKASAGWILGVVVLVALVCGLTGALFAKLLLWLNGYRQRVFRNSRPVFWVAGCGILMAGLAFWMGTDAVGTGKPIINRLLFQNTGQTPWYLFPVRFAGMALSYSGGAAGGVFATSLSAGAILGDGLARLTNVDPIDHNLIILVSMVSFLTGVVRSPFTAAILVLEMTDRHSAIFQLLLGGLMAQGAASLVDPVSFYEHLKEGFVREAVAQSGHPTERMQAKNTPKPVPPANTSRDEPAD
- a CDS encoding tetratricopeptide repeat protein; this encodes MNQKRVSRLLLLTALATTLCVFNSARRRVQENPANISLCGADARGLISPMANGKFIAPLPGWGHYSYPISTGQDSAQFYFDQGLTLYYSYHMKEAMASFKEAARLDPSCPMTWWGQALAGGPYYNAAHTYTVPAGMDMIIARMNEQAGKASPKEKRLIEVMNARYSFAPGAPDRKTLNEAYASATKKLLVEFDDVDIKMLYVDAVMLIHAWDFWNTDGTPKAWTPDIADLCAQALVKHPNHPGALHYQIHITEASRHPEVALPNADKLRTLLPGVAHMVHMASHEYQRNGLFEQGVIVNDLAARNLLQYDSLSAHLGLVKHSPHYYAVQTYCALTGGMYETGMKDALRCRNSVSPQPENPYDQYLYILPTMTLVRLGKWQEVLATEKPNAQWAYATLLDQFARGMASVNSGKLAEAKKYKRQLYDGLSDPILTKRRVPFNAPLPVAQIAGYILDAAILAADKQYDQAIDSLHKAIALEDQLIYTEPSDWPLPARQFLGAYLLQMNNATEAEAVYRDDLVHHPGNGWSLVGLHKALSLQGKKEELPRIEASYRLAFSKAEQLPVSSVY
- a CDS encoding efflux RND transporter periplasmic adaptor subunit, with protein sequence MDSYLSIKVLVVSALLAGCSAQSETKQKEADPVLPVMQLTRQDATLDRDYASNLEAIQNVEVRARVAGYLDKILIDEGKTVRKGQLLFQLNPAEYQVKVAEARASLESAVAQAQSADVEMSRVKLLVDKNVISPSELKLARSKGETARAAIDQAKAALANAQLLVSQTSIRAPFDGVINRLPFKQGSLIEPGALLTSISDLREVYAYFNVSEKEYLSFIKKRQNPQKVTVQEVELLLADDSPYPHKGKIETTETVFEGNSGTIAFRARFPNPDHLLRHGATGKVRLTTDVDDAVLVPQKAVFDVQDKSYVYVVDANNKVRTRSFVPSSRVDQLYIVKSGLKPGDRIVYEGIQSLKDGMTIEPKPVPANVLQALYASAQ
- a CDS encoding efflux RND transporter permease subunit; translation: MFNTFIKRPLLSTVISVLIVLLGVLALTGLPVTQFPDIVPPSVTVTTRYTGASADVCVKAVATPLERAINGVPDMTYMTSISGNDGTTLITIFFKVGTDPDLAAVNVQNRVTTVLDELPEEVIKAGVVTEKEVNSMLLYLNIISDDPTVDEKFIYNFADINVLAELKRIDGVGFAAIMGNRDYSMRVWLKPDRMTVYEVSADDVIGAIRKQNVEAAPGKAGESADRDPQTLQYVLRYTGKFFDPKQYENIVLRANADGSLLRLKDVADVEFGSVDYGVLSKTDGRPSAAIMLKQRPGSNASEVIANVKTRMAELKESAFPPGMTYNYAYDVSRFLDASIHEVVRTLIEAFVLVFIIVFLFLQDWRSTLICALAVPVALVGTFAFMSMIGFSINLLTLFALVLAIGIVVDNAIVVVEAVHAKMEETHLSPRAATFAAMGDIAGAIVAITLVMSAVFIPVAFMSGPVGIFYRQFSLTLAISIVISGVNALTLTPALCAILLKPMHGEQSGVLGRFFAKFNRGYESLSAKYQSLLRRILSRGAITWGLLLLFILGTWGISTILPGGFIPTEDQGMIYVNVTTPVGATVSRTEKVLDAVEAVASKMESVENVSTLAGFSLLTDGAGSSYGMGMINLKHWDDRKETMQDVIAALEEKTKHITDASIQFFPPPTVPGFGNSSGFEIRMLDKGRSGDLNKTAAAAATFIAALKKRPEISDAFTSFDPSFPQYLLHIDHEKAAQKGVSTDNAMSTLQTLMGSYYASNFIRFGQMYKVMVQAAPGYRTKPEDVLNMRVKNDQGEMVPYSNFVRLERVYGPEQLTRYNMYTSAMINGDAAPGYSSGDAIRAIQEVAREQLPKGFGYEWSGMSREEVLSGDQALYIFAICLVFVYLLLVAQYESIFLPVPVLLSLPTGVFGSFLFLQVLGLQNNIYAQVALVMLIGLLGKNAILIVEFANQRQKEGLPIVEAALEGAVSRLRPILMTSFAFIAGLIPLCIASGAGAMGNRSIGTAAAGGMFTGTVFGLLLVPGLYVIFAKLGERYGSKKRPTDDEQSQEHQPPKSPTNSSLVATQPHVNGTVVPS